In Nicotiana tabacum cultivar K326 chromosome 10, ASM71507v2, whole genome shotgun sequence, the DNA window TGATAGTGGGTTAAGACCGGGTAGGGGATTGGATCGGGTCATGTTTGACGGGTTTAGAggagggcctggatccgttggatcaatggggttggacggcttagatcattttgcctgaaacgacgtcgttgaggcgagttgaacagcctgatctggaccgttcgtttgaatcagatcaacggctttggtagggacgccgatacggcgtcgtttgagtccgtgttTGGGCAGGCTCATCTTGGACTGGATCAGTATTTTGGTCTTGGGCCTTGCTTCGGGGCCCAAATCAGATTttccttttcccctttctctttttttttttcaatttaaacaaaaattcctaaaacaatgtaaaaattaagacaaacctacacacatattgagtgacacccacaacgataaacacacataaatggacaataaaataaaaatggttagatcacagcttagaacgaacgatgcacacatatttttttttatgaattttcttttaacgacaggcattttgtatttttgtttgataatgactagatgtaaaatggacagacccccaaatgaccaacaacacatgttacggaaagatcgaaaaattgtataGCGAAGCCAtttgccactatttttattttcttttggagcgattgtccgtgaagcaaaaatcacgtgcttacattatGTATTGAACTTCCAATTGAGGAACCAGCGATTCCATTTATTCACATTGAAAATCATAAACAAAATGTCCAGTACGAGAGTGATAACTTCCTCTACAAAGCTTGAGGGAGGTTAGGTCATACATCAACGAAATGCCTATATATAAAACCTATACCTATCAGGACACCAACACTGCCAAATCATTCTTCTCCTCAATCCAGTGCCAACGTTGATACCCAAGAAATAAATGAAGTAGTATGGCAAACAGTtagtttttcaaggaaaaaagagcCAATGGGAGAAAGGATGTGGCAAACCCAATACCAGGTATAGTTAATTCCACACCACTTGAAATCCCAGGTATGTTTGTTCCTTCTCATCTCACTAATGCTAACTATAATCCTAATTACATTAAAAATCTTTTAAGACCAAAGTCCCCTCTAATGAGCAGGCTTCTTCTTCAGTTAGTTACGTTACCAGAGAAAATAGATATTTGGCTTTGGAGAATCCGCTcatagataaaaataaaaaagaaactaaaaactcaaaaaatccctTACTATACAAACCTAAGGATGTGGAATCTTTGAAGCTAACTAACAACTACGTGTCTTCCTCTACGGAGGTAAGATTAAATCCCATGCAATCAACAAATGCTCCTAATAACGGTATTAGCAACACTAACTCCACCCTAATTCCCACCTTCAGTGTGAGGCTGTGACCTTAACTACTAAATTAAAAAACTCCAATACACTTCTAGAAAATATTACTACATGCATGGATGAAGATTTGGACCTGCAACACCTGACCTTTATCATTCCATTGGATGCACAAATGATGAAACTAAACACGTGCCTAACCCTATGAACACCCCAAATCCGGATAAAATCTCTTCCCCCTCAAGCAACCAAGGCATGCAAATAGACTCAATAATTACCACCCTATCTAAACCTATTTCCCAAACCACTACCCACTCCATCAACGAGGCATAGACTGTCTCTATAAACTAAATTTCAAGCGTTAACAATTCCAAGATTACCAACCTCCCAAAGGAGAATATTCAGACTTGTCCAAATCCCACGACACCAAAAAGCTCACACAATGGAAAACCTCCATCCAAACACATCCACACAGAGATAGGGAATCAAACCATCTTCTTCATTCAACCCCCTCTACCTCAAGAACACCAACCACTGTCCAGGATAGAGAAAGTCCTAATGGGTCATGCAATAATATTCAACATGATCTTGGATGGCCAGGAGACAGTAATCATTCTTCAAAACTCACACTTACTAGCCCAACTAGTGTTAGAGAGCATGCACATGGTTGTGAGCAATTACCAAAATCATGTTTGGTTGAACAATGTTCTTCACTACTAGCTCCCTCGATGAATGCAAGCCAAGCACATGCAATGAGAAGCCAATGGAATATGCCTCCTCACTTCAACCCTCTACCACCACAAAACACAACAATGGATCTCCCCTTCCTCCCACCAGGAGAGATCTTGTTCATGAACACAATCTTCATACCATGGAGTGTAGCTCAGAACCAAGCATTTGCCCCTCCTCCAGTAAACCAACCCCCTCCACAAAATCATTAATATGCCAGAACCAGAAGATTACCAAGAAATGCAGGCAGACGGGATGAATTTTCTAGGGTCAGAGGAAATAGTGGAGTTTTCAAGTCTAAACGATGTAAAGGTATATCTCTTTAGGGAAGCTCAAGAGAAGAGGTATATTCTCAACCGACCACCAATATTGTACAAATGCTCGATGGACACCATGCCTCCTCAAGACCCAACAGTGGGAAACCATGCGATGATACTGGTTCCTTCACCAAGGAGGAACCCAGTGCTGCAAACACAGATGGAGAATGGTCCAACCAACAACCATGCAATGATGTATCGACCAACTAACATAATAATATGGAACATTCGTGGTGGTAACAATGACAACTTCCGCATAAATTTTAGGGAAATGGTTTATACTCATAAGCCATGCATGGTGACCCTTTTGGAAATTAGGATGGAAAATCAGATTTCTCTTCTAAGTGATTTTGCCTTTTCGGAAATGATTGAAGTCCCCTATGAAGGGAAGTCTGGAGGCATGGTTATCCTTTGGGATTCCAGTGTAGTCAAGGTCCACAACTTCGTTAGGAGAAACCAGGAAATCCATGTCACTGTTGAGGTACTTCTATCTCAATCTACTTGGCTTTTTCCTCTATTTATGCTAGCACTAAACTTGAAAAAAGACGTGACTTATGgaataatatagaaaatattcATAATAGTTATAAGGGACCTTGGTTATTAGGGGGAGATTTCAATGATATTTTTAGTACAATTGATAAATTTGTTGGAAACCCCGTTAACTGTAAGCGTAGCAATTCCTTATGGAATAGCATTAACAATTGTAATTTAATAGATTTAGGTTATAAGGGCTTCAAATATATATGGTCAAACCATAGGAAAAAATCTAGAAGTTTAATTATGGAAAGACTTGATAGAACTTTCGTTAATAAGGAATGGCTATCTTATTTCCTAAAGCGGTGGCTATTCACCTTCCTAAAACTCATTCTAACCATAATCCCTTATTAATCAACCTTATTCCTAGAAATGTGAATCATAGCAATAAACCCTTTAGATTGGAAACTATTTGGTGCAGACACTCTGATTTTATTAACATTATTAAGTATTGTTGGAATGATAATGATCTTGTTACTGCTCAATGCTCTTCTAAAGATGAGGTCATTAAGTGAAAAAATGATACGTTTAaagatatttttaaaaagaaaaaaaggatccTAGCGAGACTAAATGGTATCCAGTCCTCCTCTTCTTACCAAAGTAGTCTCTTCTTTCAAGAATTAGAATCCAAATTACAACTTGAGTATAATAATATTCTAAAATGGAACACGATTTCTGGAAGCTCCAATCTAGAATCAATTGGCTCAACGAGGGTGATGCTAACATCAAGTATTACCATATAATGGCTTCTAACCGTAAACATCGTAATGTTATAATGTTCTTCACCAATGATAATGGGGACTGGATTTCGGATCCCAAACAAATCCTTGACcatactctttttttttgttttttttttattatggaTGCCTTCAAGACATCCAAGTCTATCACCCATAAAAAATGCAATCTTGAGTGATCTCTTATGTCACAACACTCTCGACCTAAGTAGCCTTGACAAGCCCTTATCTAACATGGAAATTACCAaggcttttttttcttttaaaccatTCAAAGTTCCTGGTCCAGATGAAATTCATCCTTTTTTTATCAGAAATATTGGCATATTATTGGCGGCTCTATTATTAATTTTTGTCGCAATGTTTTCAAAACTCAATCACTGCCAAGTGATATCAATGAGACTTTTATTTGTCTCATATCAAAATTTCCTAATGCCAATAATCTTAAAAATTTCAGACCTATTGGTCTTTGTAATATGTCTTACAAAATTATCACTAAGATTATCGCTAACAGAATCAAACCTTTCCTCCCTTACTTTATTAGTCCCCTTCAATCCAGTTTTATAAAGAATAGAAGAGCTTGTGATAGCGCCAACATTATACAAGAAATTATGAATAATCTTCGTAGATCAAAAAGCTCCAATTTTAATATGCTAATCAAACTTGACttggaaaaggcttttgatagACTGGAATTGTCCTTTGTCTATAGGACTCTTAGATACTTCAAATTCTCCCCTAACTTGGAACGTCTAATTTTGCATTGTATTAATACAAGCTCTATGGGAATCTTAGTTAATGGTTCTAAAACCAATTTCTTCAATCTTAGTTGGGGTATACGCCAAGGGGATCCTTTATCTCCCTATATATTCATCCTTTGCCTAAAAACTCCTATCTAGACTCATAAATTACCAAGTAGACCTTTTAAGATAGGATCCCATCAATATTAGGCATAAAGGTCCTTCCTTCTCCCATATCTTGTTTGCGGATGACATTACTCTCATGGGAAAAGCAAACAAAAAAACGGGCCATTGCATAAAATCTTGCACGGATCTCTTTTGTAATGAATCCGGGCTATCAATAAACACCTTAAAATCTAGAATTATTTTCCCTAAAAATTGTCCTAAGGATATCATCTTACACCTCACAAACCTTTTTGGCATAAAATTCACTTATTAATTTGACACATACCTTGGCTTTCTAATCCTTAACCAATCTCCAACTACTAAAGACTTCTAATTTGTTCTTGATAAATTGCACATTAAACTATCTCATTGAAAATGCTCCTTTCTCAATATCGTCGGTAGGACTACTTTGGTCACTAGTACATTAAGTGCTATTCCTACTCATTTGATGTAATACACCTTACTCCCctttaaaatcctaaaacaaataaataagaTTCAAAGGGATTTCATCTGGGGATCCACTAGCATGGCAAAGAAACTGCATCTCATTAACTGGAAAATGGTtacaagagaaaaaaataagggaGGGCTTGGTATTCGTTCTGCAAAAAACAAGAATATGGTCTTGCTAACCAGTCTTGCATGGAGACTGTTGAGAAACCCTAATACTCCTTGGGCTCAGATAATCACGGCTAAATATGCAAAGAATAAATCTCTCGCTTCCACATCTTTCATCTGAAAATATCTCCTTAAGGGTTGGAAAGTATGCAATGACGACATTCTTTGGCATCCCTGTAAAAACTCAAAGAATAATATTTGACATTCTAATTAGATTTACAATTCAAACTCTCTTAGGACTTCAATAGAGGGCCCCCTTAGCAAAAATTATCAGAACCTTTTAATAAAAAACttataaaaaatgaggaatggaaTATCGATAGTATTTCCTTTGATTTGCCCGCTGATATACTTAATAATATTGCTTTAACTCCTACCCCCAGTAAAGTCTCAAAAGCTGATAAAATCAGTTGGAGCCTAAACTCAAATGGTTTATTCACTACTAAATCTTGTTACAATCTCCTTTCCACTGATAATCCAACTAACTCCTCCTTTAAATGGATTTGGAACCTCCATTGCCccaacaaaattaaaattttccttTAGCAATGCTTGCATAATCGTATTCCTTGTCGTGCCCTACTAGCTCATAGGAATCAATATTGACTCAATATGTACGATTTATAGACTTGGGGTGGAAGATAGCCAACATATTTTTATACATTGCCCCGTCATTGATCGCTTTTGGAAAATATGGAAATTACTAGATTAAATATTAATAACAATACTGACCGGCTCTTGAGCCTTAGAAGTAGCTTCATTCAGTATAATAATCACCCCATTAATTGGGAAACTTTATTTCATGTCTCTATCTGGAATATTTGGAAGAACAGAAACAATAATAATTTTAACAATCTTGATTTTAACCTTGAAACCCAAAAGGTTATTCATCAAGCGTGGGAATTCAATTTCTCCACGGAAAAAAACTCCTTCAAAAGTGATAAAACTCGAATTGACATCCAGTGGGACAAGCCACTTAAAGGCACGATCAAACTAAATACAGATGGTGCTTTTTCTAGTAACAATAATGCAGCTGGCCTTggtgaaattttcaaaaatagcaATGGGGACTGGATTGTGGGTTTCCACAAAGCAAGGCATGCAATATCTCCCATTCATGCTGAATTAATGCGTTACAAGAAGGCTTAAGAATTGCAAAAGAGATGAACTTCCAAAATATGGAAATTGAAATAGAATTCAATTTCTTCACGGGAAAAAAAACCCTTCAAAAGTGATAAAACTCTAATTGACATCAAGTGGGACAAGCCACATAAAGGCACGATCATACTAAATATAGATGGTGCTTTTTCTAGTAATAATAATGCAGGTGGCTTTGGTGGAATTTTCAGAAATAGCAATGAGGACTGGATTGTGGGTTTCCACAAAGCAAGGCATGCAATATCTCCCATTCATGCTGAATTAAAAGCGTTACAAGAAGGCTTAAGAATTGCAAAAGAGATGAACTTCCAAAATATGGAAATTGAAATACACTGCACGGAAGTCATCAAGCTTATATACAAGGATAGCTATAATTTTTCTAACATTGTTTCTGAATGCAGATGGTTAATGCACCAGTTGAAGCTCCCCTCTGAAGCATAATTTTAGAGAAGGAAATATAGTGGCATATATGTTGGCCAAGGAAGCTATTAAGTACCCGTCCTCTACTAAATATTTCTACCATGCTCGTCCACCTTTTTTGTTGAGCAAGAAGTGATCAAGAACAACAAGCATGGCTTATGTAATAGTTCGAAGTTtatttctatttctgtttgtTATTATCTAGCAACTATGGGCAATGGCAATGTCCTACGAAACTCTATTATGACTATGTAACTTTTGCTTTAGTAATTAATATAATCTCCGTGTTTTTACGTTAGAAAAaaacataagatataataatattcaCATAGTTGTGGAGTTAACTGTACGTTTAGATTTGTTGGGAGTCCATTGGTAGCAGAATCAAAAAGTCATGCTTTAATGACTGAATGTAATGTATTCAATTGAGTAGTACAACAACTAATTTTATTACTCATAGACACGATGAACTGAAAGTACAATAGCTTCTACATTTATTTTTTATGTTCCTTTGACAGAACAGGAGAGAAGGAACTCCCATTATTATCCATATCCATGAGAACAAAGCCAAAGGCATTAAAAGTGAAATCAGTCGTAGTCTTCCTGATTAAAAGAAAAGGTCGTGGTCTTGAAACGATGAAATCGTTCATCAACGGCTGATATGACAAGTAGCATTATCTCTCCAAATGATCTCTTTAGCTCTGGCACTAAGGTCTAAGGAAGCTATTGACATCCATAGCAAACTGAGGTGGATGAGCTTCGATTACGTCATCTAATGGAAGAGAACCCTTCCCTTATTCCATGCTGGAGAGTCCTTGTTTTTTACTTCTTTAGGCCCTTCGAATGGCCAGTCTAGTGCATAGAGGCAAGAATTATACTTCTGGAAGATTCAGAAAATAGTTGGCCACAGAAGGAACCTGAAAATTTCAGCTGTTGAAGAATACTTGGAGGGTAGTACATTCCTTTCCTGCACTGCCTTTGTTACATCTTCTCCTAACATGAATAAGAACTATTGATAGCCAGAGACGGATCCAGGATTTGAGGAGGCTTATGGGTTCCTACCGTAATTTTATATCAATATGCAATAATAACTGTGTCCACCTAGGGCATTTTGTTTTAATACAAGTTACCCCTAATGTGATACATTTTGCTTCTTAATTTTGTTTAGCTACTTGCTTGATTAATAGTGAATAAACTTTATTCTTTTGGGGTGAAAGTTGATGTTTGAGCAGTTATTATCCTGCTAATGTGATACATTTCACTTCTCCTTTTTGGTTGTGTGAATCAGTCTGAAAAGTTTTTGCAGGAAGAATCTTAGACTGCAGGTAGCTTTTGAGTATGCAACATGCATATGCACCTTTTGATGAACCACTATGCTCGTGAAACAAGAGCAACTCAAATTGCAACTTTCCACATTTTTTCATTTAAGAGCATCTAACATTATCTATTTTCCTTCTATAAACTGCAGAATATATAAGATCGTGGACTCCAATTTTATCCTAATGTTCTATTTTGCACATTTATGTATTTTAATTGCGAACATTTAAGAGCCTTGTATCGATGGATTGGTGGCTGGAGTAGTGCGATAATGAGTTGAATCTTTTTTTACTTGACTTTGTGTTATTGTATTTGACAATTAAGCCGCAAGTATTTGCATTCCATGTCGAGCATATGCCCGTGCATGGCACAGCGTACACCATCTAGCTCACacattaagaaaaataaaataattactaGACGAAAAATGACAATCTATATTAAATCGTACACCATTCAAGGTGTTTCTATAGGAGCTTTTGGTCCTATTCAATTCTTTAGATTCCAAGCGTCTCGGATTTAAGACTCCCCGTCAAGGAGCTAAGAGCAAATAAACTCGCTAGAAAGAAAATTAATCAGTACACTGATTCTGCCACAAAAGAAATGGCAGACGCATAAtagcttcaacatcaaccaaattttaaacaaaaaagCAAAGAAGAATCTGAAATCTTCGCAAAAGCTCGCATAAAACGTCATATCTGaaaaccatttctaacatgcttcgACATCGGCAGTGATTTGTACCAGGACAACACCAGAGAATAGGAAGTCTTTTACCTCAAATATGTTTCAGGGGATAATTACAACTTAATGAGAAGATCAGGCAATTTCAAGAGGTAAACTTCAAAAAGATTAAGTCCCGCAAAAAAGACAATTGTTGATTTTCGTCCGCCCACCACAGCATTGCCTCCCTAGAGCTTACTGATTTGAGTAAGACCTTGCTCCTTTTAGAACGAGCCAAGAAGAATTAATTTTCAATCGTCCTCCTCAGGGTCGAAATTTTTAACCTTTACATCAGCATCCTCTCCATACTGAATGCAGTTGTCAATCTGAGATAAGATGTACTGTATGCTGCAAGACGGCAGAGAATATTGATCTTTGCCATTGAAGCTGAAACTATAATTTAATAGTAAGACTAACAGCACAAAAGGTGCTCTTGTGTGGGTTACGCACACAACAAACACATACACAAGCACAGACAAACAAGGTACAATCCATCTGGTGGTTCAGACGTCTAATGTACTATCCCTTAGGTCAAAAGTTCTTAGCATAAGTTTACCAACCAAGCAATCTATAaaaaatggctaaatatctggCAAACTAAAAAGCACAAATTATCACTGTCGTCATCATCACATTTTTATTTCAGATAAGTTACTATGAAAACCTGAAGTGTGAACAGGAAGCTGGGAGTGAAAACATGAGAAGCAGGTGCATATTGACGGAATGGAGACACTGAAAGATCATTGCATTATGTTTGCTATCAATAAATCAAGCTGATCAATTCAATCTCGAACAAACATTGCTTCCATAAAGATTATTTAAATTTACCACAAGGAAGAGTATGTTACCTGCTCTCTTTTCTCAAGTCAAGAGGGAGAAAGCTCACCATGCTGTACTGGTCCACCTGTACACAAGAAAAATATCAGCCATTACAGATGACTTTCTTCTCATATCTTTTCATCCGAAAGTAAAGACTTAAAGTAGGGCAGAATCCGTGGCAGATAATTCATATCCTACAAGCCTGTACAATCTTGTATCTAACTTGGGAGAAAGAACAACCTCTTCAAGTAAAGTTGCCATTAGGTTCCAATGACAAAGAGAATAATCGAAGAACACAAAACATATGTGATTGTCAATTCAATAACTAATACACAATTCTTGGAAACATCATAACTATCACAGCCTACCACTTCAATCAAAGATTTGTTAAGCTTCTGAAATTGTGGAGCCATTCGCTGATTCAACTCTGCTAGTAACAGCTGAGGCTCTGGATCCAAGTAACTAAAGGGAAAATAAATTTTAATACACTAAAATAACAAAGACAATTAGTGGGAGCATGTGTTGAAAGTGCCAAAGACATGAAACGAAGAGTTAGAGGTAGTAGGACTAACTTCTCAACATCCTTTTTGTTTGTCACAAGATCCATTTTTGAGAGAATGTTAACATGAGGTAGTTCAAGTTGAACCATAGCAGAGAGTGAAGACATGCAACCACTTATGAATTTGGTCACATCTGTGATAAACTGAGATACAAAAAGAACATAAACGCCATGGTTAATAGCAGGggaaggaaaaagagaagaagaaaatcaaCTAGTAGAGATCACGCACCTGAGAATCAAGTAAATACACAACACAAACATTAAAATTTTTACGCCTTAGGTGTTCCACAAAGTTCTTCACCACAGGAACATGTGAAAAAAGTTCAATCTGGCCTGTATAATGATGAAATGTTAGAGTACTCTATGTGTGTGTGCGTGTGCGCGCGCGTGCATCTGGGAGTGCATTTGTGCATTTCTTTCTATAAATACATAAAGATATTTGTTACgagctatgttgctcggactttCGGAAAATGTCGCTGGGTGCGTgttggatcctccaaaagtagtgtatttttAGAGGATCCAACACGGGTGCGGcaacattttggagagtccggcAACATAGGTTACGAGATAAGAATACAGGTCAGTGTAGAAAGTTAGATTATGGGTAGTCATAATAGGAGACAGATGGCCGATCAACAACATAACAATGTAGAAATCCTGTTAGGAAACTTGGAACAATTTTCCAAAGTTAAGGATAAGACTAGTGCAATGGACTAATGTGGAATTGCTGCATCATTTTTATCCTTCAATGACTTGAAGCAAGAAGAAGAGGGAACACCATATCTACAGCCTTAGGATGGAGAGATGGAGCCCAAGGAGTGGAAAAGGAAGGAGTTCTTAGTTTGATGCGAGCCTTTAAGTAATGCATTTAGAAAAGAGAGAGGATGTTATGTTCTCGTTCTGTATCTAAGACTGCTCCATCATTGTCCAACGGAGTAGAAGGGTCTTAATCACATAAGTTGCATCAAAGAGTAAATATATCTGAACATGCAATGTTCATTCTCTGAAAATGTACACAAGGTGGATGTCATGGACACAAATAATGACATCAAGAATTagtatct includes these proteins:
- the LOC107812544 gene encoding GPN-loop GTPase 3 isoform X3, with the protein product MGYAQLVIGPAGSGKSTYCSSLHQHCETTRRTIHIVNLDPAAENFDYPVAMDIRELISLDDVMEELGLGPNGGLMYCMEHLEENLDEWLTEELDNYLDDDYLVFDCPGQIELFSHVPVVKNFVEHLRRKNFNVCVVYLLDSQFITDVTKFISGCMSSLSAMVQLELPHVNILSKMDLVTNKKDVENYLDPEPQLLLAELNQRMAPQFQKLNKSLIEVVDQYSMVSFLPLDLRKESSIQYILSQIDNCIQYGEDADVKVKNFDPEEDD
- the LOC107812544 gene encoding GPN-loop GTPase 3 isoform X1 is translated as MGYAQLVIGPAGSGKSTYCSSLHQHCETTRRTIHIVNLDPAAENFDYPVAMDIRELISLDDVMEELGLGPNGGLMYCMEHLEENLDEWLTEELDNYLDDDYLVFDCPGQIELFSHVPVVKNFVEHLRRKNFNVCVVYLLDSQFITDVTKFISGCMSSLSAMVQLELPHVNILSKMDLVTNKKDVENYLDPEPQLLLAELNQRMAPQFQKLNKSLIEVVDQYSMVSFLPLDLRKESSFSFNGKDQYSLPSCSIQYILSQIDNCIQYGEDADVKVKNFDPEEDD
- the LOC107812544 gene encoding GPN-loop GTPase 3 isoform X2, translated to MGYAQLVIGPAGSGKSTYCSSLHQHCETTRRTIHIVNLDPAAENFDYPVAMDIRELISLDDVMEELGLGPNGGLMYCMEHLEENLDEWLTEELDNYLDDDYLVFDCPGQIELFSHVPVVKNFVEHLRRKNFNVCVVYLLDSQFITDVTKFISGCMSSLSAMVQLELPHVNILSKMDLVTNKKDVENYLDPEPQLLLAELNQRMAPQFQKLNKSLIEVVDQYSMVSFLPLDLRKESSFNGKDQYSLPSCSIQYILSQIDNCIQYGEDADVKVKNFDPEEDD